The genomic DNA AAGAGTATAGTCCATGTAAATATTGCAAGGTATTCTCATTTCTAATTAATTATAGAAACACATTAAAAACTTGTATGCTTAGTAACATATTGTCGTAATTAATAGATGATAGTGACAATGATGAATGTTTAATAATGGTATTACACAAAATGTagaaataaatatgtaaacaaaaatatgtaaacaaaaGCCATATGTAAAACTTACTGACAAGAAGACATTATACATGTAGGCAGTAGGCCATTGAGGAATGAGGCCAATACAAAATAAAGACTTCATGCTGTCTCGTGAGTGTCACATGCGCGTGGCCTTCATTCATCATTCATTTCTCTCTTACAGATTTGTCTTAAAAGCGCATTCTGACGTTAACATTTCTAATTATTCAATTATATGTATATCCCGcgtattattattttacaaaacttACTAGaattaaacatgttttttttgaattattactttataaaatatcaaaaggtATTTTATTAAGAGATCAAACAACATACGTTTTGAGATAAGGTTACAAACAATTCAATGAAGGTTGAATACATTCTAAGTAGTTTTCAGAGTCCATGATGAGTTTACAACATATCCAGATTTTAAATTctaagttatattttttatggCGTCTggcattataaatttgaaattaagcACAAAACGAATTGCtgtcaaaagaaaacaatattaaacGACATGTTAAATTAACACAGTTGTGTTTATGAATATTTCTTCTGCTTTCCATGTTGCATCTCTATGGTCTAATTAGAAGAGATAATATACTAACGTATCAGCTCGTATTCAAAGAAGAAAACATGACAAGAGAAAGTCATGCGAAAGAGAAGACAAGACAGCAGGCTCTGTTTACATGTGTGGAAGAACAAAGTTGGCTTCAAAAACACCAAGGAAGACCTTCTCTTAGATAAAGATCAGACACTCAAGAAAGCATACTCAAAAAGCTTTTGTTCAATCTACCATCTGATAACATATCAATAACCATTTTCATGGTGGAAGCATCTGCAGAGAACCCACACCTCTTCATTTCTTCTATAAGTTCAACTGAAATGGCTACACCACTACCTCCTAGATGAGCTCGGATTATCGTGTTGTATGTACAATCATTTGGCGCAATCCcttcttctttcattttcttaaaCAACATATCTGCTTCACACAACGAGCCTTTCTTACATAGTCCTCCAATCATTATAGTATATGTTTTCACATCAGCCTTCACTCCTTTATGAGGAAGGCTACAAAATAAGTTCCACGCTTCATCAATCTTCCTAGCATTGCACATCCCATGAAGGATGATGTTATATATACCAATATCAAGTTCCATATCACTCTTCCGCAGATCCTCAAATATTTCTAATCCCTTCTCTAGTTTTCCATTCTCACAGAACCCATCTACCAAAATGTTGTACGTCACAAGATCACGATGAACACCTCGAGAAACCATCTCCTCCAAAAGCTCTTGCGCAACATCAAGTCTTCCAGATTGACAAAAACCTTGGATGAGAGTGTTATACGTGACGGTATTGGCAACCACTTCTCTTAGAGACATTCTACGGAAGAGTTCAAGACCATCCTCAACCCGCTTAGCCTTACAATATCCATTTATAATGATATTGTAAGTCACGCTATCAGGACTGCATCCTTTGCTAACCATCAGATCAATCATCTCGTTTGCCTCATCTAGGCCCTGCTTCTCCATGCACAAACCATACATCAAAGAATTATACGTAACCGTATCAGGATCTATACCTCTTGCCATCATCTCATTGTACAGCTCTTTAGCCTCCTTAAGCTTTCCCTCTTTCACAAAAATGTCAATCAATGAACTGAATGTGATGACGTTGGGGATGATTCCCCTTGTGGTCATATCCTTCAACAACTGTGCACCCTCATCAAATCTTCCTGCGTTACAAAACCCTCCTATGAGAGTGTTGTAGGTAATAACATCTGCTTTGATCCCTTTCGTTTCCATCTCATTGAAAAGATTAAGCGCATCTTCAAGTCTACTACCATCTTTGCAAAGACTATCTATAATCATATTGTATGTAACTGCTTCAGGCTTGACCTTCCTATCTTCCATCTTCCTGACCAGATCCAAAGCCAAGGAAGTGTCCCCTGACTTACAAATCCTGTTCAGAATCGGACCGTAAGTAAACTGATCAGGTTGACATCCATTCTCCACCATCCGATCAACCAGCGCCACAGCTTCAGACACTTTACCGTTCAGACAAAGTCCATTGACAAGAGTGTTGAGCGTTACAAGGTTCGGTCTAACCTCTGTTTCCACCATTCTATCAACAATCGCCACAGCTTCTGAAACTCTACCTTGGAGACATAACCCGTTTACCAGAGTTGAATATGTGACAGTGTTGGGCTCGTACCCAAGCTTCAACATCTTGGCCATAGCAGAAAAAGCGAAACCGAGTCTCCGGAGACGGCAGAAGCAGTTGATCATTATGTTCAGAGTGTAGTTGTTATGTAAATTATTACACTGCAGCTCCTCCATCTTCTTGGAGAGATCCAAGACGAGCTCGTACTGTTTCGTCTTGGCGAGAGCACCGAACAGTCTGCTGAAATGTACGATGGTAGGAAGAGGACGAGACAGAACCATGGATCGAAACAGCTCAACAGCGTCGTCTTTCTTGATATCAACGATCCCATTTCTCAACCTCTCTTTGTAAGAAGAGACTTTCTTCGCTTTGCTGAGAGTGGAAGAGGCTCGTTCAGACAAGAACAGAGTACCTGTTTGGAGAAGAAGACGTGTCTGAACAAATCTCTTCATGATCCAACAGAGTACCAATGTCTGCACATTACCACCAGTTTCAAAaacagtaaacaaaaaaaaaagatttaagctTTTTAATGAATtcgagagttttttttttgacagaaCAAAAAACCATAAGCGATTTCTTGTTGTACCTTGAGAAAAATCTAGTCTTTGTCTCTGGAAAAAAGTAGAGACCTTTTCAAATCCAATCAACTGGGTTTCTTGTTGCTTCTATTTCCATGGAGAATCGAAATCTTGTGGTGGCGTCCCCAAATCATAGAGGGGGAAGAATGTAAAATGGAACCAAAGCTCGCAGgaaaaatcaaaacccaaagATAAATGCTTTCTTGATATGCTTCTAAAACCGGTCTAATGCGCCGGTTCAGATTAACCGGTTGCCTTGTAACCCCTTCTGCTGCGTTCGGAGTCTTTTACTAGCTGAATCCATTTTTAGTTTAGGATCTGTATGTATtaatataccaaaacaaaaatgacCTTTCATTCCTTCAGTATGCATATCCTAGCAGCAAGTAGTTCAACAATATTCCGATAACATTTTCTGATTTCAAATGACTTAAAAATCAGAACTAGTAAATAAGCATGATCTATAAAATCTGTGCATAAAAGactattgttcttttttttttcctcaattAGTGTTACAAGAATTATAACCACAACAAAAGCCAACCCACTTTAGTGAGACAGTGCTAATAGAGAATAACAATAGTGTAGTGAGTGTTGGCCACCTGTGAAACACTGATTAGGTCACTTGTTCTCAAAGTCAAGCTCAAGACTTAGTAGCTAACACATCTGCTTGAAACTCAAAGACGAAAAACATATTACAAAAGAAAGCCAACTGAAAGAGAAGACAACAGGCACTGTTGTTTAGCTTCAAAAACACCAAAGAAGACTTTCTCTTTATAGATTGGATTAGACACTCAAGAAAGCATACTCAAGAAGCTTTTGTTCAATCTCCCATCAGATAACATATCAAATAACCATCTTCATGGTGGAAGCATCTGCAGAGAACCCACACCTCTTCATTTCTTCTATGAGTTCAACTGAAGTGACTACACCACTTCCTCCTAGATGAGCTCGGATTATTGTGTTGTATGTACAGTCGTTTGGCGCAATCCCATCCTCCTCTCCCATCTTTTTAAACAACATATCCGCTTCAGACAACAAGCCTTTCTTACACAGTCCTCCAATCATTATATTGTACGTTTTAACATCAGGCTTCACTCGTTTGCGAGGGAGGCTACAGAATAGATCCCAAGCATCGTCTACCTTACTAGCATTGCACATCCCGTGAATGATGATGTTATATATACCAATACCAGGATCTATTTTACACTTGTGCATTTTATCAAGTATGTCCAATGCTTCTTCTACTTCTCCATTCTCACACAAACCATCAAGCAAAATACCATAAGTCACAACACTGGGTGACACGCCACGAGAGACCATCTCTTGGAAGAGTTCTTTGGCGACATCAAGTTTCCCCGCTTGACAAAACCCCTGGATGAGAGTGCTATATGTGACTGTATTAGCAACCAACCCTCTCAAAGAAACCTCACGGAAAAGTCTCATTCCATCATCAACCCGTTTAGCCTTACAATATCCGTTTAATAAAGTACCATAAGTCACGACACTCGGTTCGCATCCCTTGCTAACCATCATATCCAGCATGTCGTTGGCCTCGTCTAGGCGGTTCTCCATGCACAACCCATATATCAAAGAAGTATATGTAATGGTGTTAGGATCTATACCTCTTGCGACCATCTCATTGTACAGCTCTTTAGCTTCCTTAAGCTTTCCCTCTTTCACAAAACAATCAATCAAAGCACTGAACATGATGACATTGGGGGTGATTCCCCTTGTGATCATATCCCTCAGCAACTCTCCACCCTCATCCCATCTACCAGCGTTACAAAACCCTCCAATGAGAGTGTTGTAGGTGATGACATTTGCTTCGATCCCTTTCGTTTCCATTTCATTGAAAAGGTTAAGCGCATCGTCGAGGTTCCCTTCTTTGCAGAGACTATCAACGACCATACTGTAAAGGACTACGTTAAGCTTCACCTTTGATTCCACGTGTTTTAGCAAGTCCAAAGCCAAGGCAGTGTTCCCCCCAGACTTACAAATGCTGTTCAGCACCGGTCCATAAGTACATGCGTTAGGCTCGCATCCGTGTTCCACCATCCGGTCGACTAGTGCCACAGCTTCGGACACTTGACCTTTGAGAGAAAGTCCATTGACAAGAGTGTTGAGCGTTACGAGGTCTGGCCTAACTTTAATTTCCACCATTCTATCAACAATCGCCACAGCTTCTGAAACTCTACCCTGGAGACATAACCCGTTTACCAAAGTCGAGAACGTGGTCGTGTCAGGCTCATACCCGAGTTTGAGGATCTTTCCCATTACAGAAAAAGCAAAACCGAGTTCCCGGCGCCGGCAGAAGCAGTTGATCATTATGTTAAGAGTGTAGAGTTCGAACGAAACCCCTTTCGTCGCATCCATTTGTTTGCAGAGAGACAGCACGAGATCGTACTGTTTAGTCTTGGCCACGGCGCTGAGCAGTCTATTGAAATCTATGATGGTGGGAAGGGGACGAGATCTGATCATGGAATTGAAGAGCTCAACAGCATCGTCTTTCTTGATCTTGTCAGCAATCCCGTTTCTCAGCTTGTCTCTGTAAGAAACTTCCCTGAGACTAGAAAAGGCTCGTTCAGACAACAAGAATAGAGCAGTTCTGAGATTCAGAGTACATGTCTCGAGAAGACGTGTCTGAACGAATCTCCGCATGAGACCCTATTGGAAGGATTTGAGAAAGctctcaactttttttttattaattactcGGGTCGCGCGTCCTTTTCACACAGTTAACCAGTGTCTGCACATTACACCCAATTTCACACACAGCAAACAAAAAAGTAGAGACCTTTCAAACCCGATCAGTGAGAATCGAGTTACTTGAAGAAATCGCCGACAAAATCATAGAGGGAAGCTGTAAACAGTATCAAAGCTGACTGAGaaatcaaaaacccaatgtTGCAATCGAAACCTAAAATCTTGAGATTGATATGCTTATAAAACCGGTTTAATGCACCGGTTCAGATAAACCTGTTGTCATTTACCTTCTGTTTTGTTTGGAGTctactacaatttttttttttttttggggtcaaatATTCTAATGAGCCCatatactaatttattaattcaaTTGATAATCTCAGAGCTGAATTCATTTCTgcttagttatattttataatcagtTGCGGTGTTTCGCAATATGGAATTTATAAGTTggcttcatttttttctctGGTTACATCACAAATAATTTGCTACTccctccatttttttttgtattaaacgtcttagagattttttttttttgtttcaaaattctGTAACGTTTAAATTTTTCTATGtaaagtaaatttttaaatgagGCAATACCTGATCTTACTGGTTCTTCGTCAGAGCGACAAGATAAAACCAGTAACAATTGTTTTTTGGGTTAATGTTACTAGGCTGACAGGAATACTTCGGGTAACATGTTTCTCTTAGTTTCATATAGGTCTGAATGTTATCACATTCGTATTGTTCCTGGCTAGGTCTTTGTTGTCGTATTATCATGTGagttttcaattaatatatagtattatacAACCAAtgataatatacattttattttattattggttaaattataatttgataaatatactactgatatttttaatagaaattaattattttctaatttatgtTCACTATTCTATAacgatttatattaaaatggagagaatattatataacatttagattacaacaaaatattaatattatttctaatttggatagagaatgtaaaatattttcataactaaaaaatacatgaaaatcAAGAATAATGTACATGTTTTAATTGAAGTATATAGCGGCGGTCATATTTGATTGTAAAATTGATAGTCATAAGATGTAATTGATTGTAAGTTTGTAAAATTCTTAActataatattctttttttctttctaggCTATGATTTAGTAAATCTTCGACCATTCTCTTAAATCGGATACGTATCTCACATCAACCTTTTTACTCGTCTCCATCAACCTACTTTGGAACtaatgttataaattttatgatgATCTTTTTTTGTGCACCAGATTTTATGATGATCAATTTACACCAAACACAAAGTAAGCATTCGTCCCTTCAGTATGCATATCCAAGATGAAGTAGCTCAGCAATATCTCGACACATTTACAATGCCCTCAGCAAATAAGCACGATAAATTACGCAGAATAAGCTATAGTTCGTTTTTTTCTCAATAATCGTCACAAAAATTATAATCACGACAAAGG from Raphanus sativus cultivar WK10039 unplaced genomic scaffold, ASM80110v3 Scaffold1747, whole genome shotgun sequence includes the following:
- the LOC130504708 gene encoding pentatricopeptide repeat-containing protein At1g12620-like; this translates as MKRFVQTRLLLQTGTLFLSERASSTLSKAKKVSSYKERLRNGIVDIKKDDAVELFRSMVLSRPLPTIVHFSRLFGALAKTKQYELVLDLSKKMEELQCNNLHNNYTLNIMINCFCRLRRLGFAFSAMAKMLKLGYEPNTVTYSTLVNGLCLQGRVSEAVAIVDRMVETEVRPNLVTLNTLVNGLCLNGKVSEAVALVDRMVENGCQPDQFTYGPILNRICKSGDTSLALDLVRKMEDRKVKPEAVTYNMIIDSLCKDGSRLEDALNLFNEMETKGIKADVITYNTLIGGFCNAGRFDEGAQLLKDMTTRGIIPNVITFSSLIDIFVKEGKLKEAKELYNEMMARGIDPDTVTYNSLMYGLCMEKQGLDEANEMIDLMVSKGCSPDSVTYNIIINGYCKAKRVEDGLELFRRMSLREVVANTVTYNTLIQGFCQSGRLDVAQELLEEMVSRGVHRDLVTYNILVDGFCENGKLEKGLEIFEDLRKSDMELDIGIYNIILHGMCNARKIDEAWNLFCSLPHKGVKADVKTYTIMIGGLCKKGSLCEADMLFKKMKEEGIAPNDCTYNTIIRAHLGGSGVAISVELIEEMKRCGFSADASTMKMVIDMLSDGRLNKSFLSMLS